In a genomic window of Pangasianodon hypophthalmus isolate fPanHyp1 chromosome 1, fPanHyp1.pri, whole genome shotgun sequence:
- the tmem200ca gene encoding transmembrane protein 200C, with translation MIATGGLLRISARRQDSLRAKNRAENKRRRKAKKKRKNEVVVVKGKLKLCSVSGLIAALGIIVLLVGIALAVLGYWPKGSPLYPGLLTVKGLQKPTWTDDRGGPKAVNWTTSGKLIYPLDKDVVSSNYTNGTTEDSPKLGVFAEFLNRHLHSDKLKVFGPLIMGIGIFLFICANAVLHENRDKKTKIINLRDIYSTVIDIHSLRSKDNASLNGFVNYMQSKGLEGNPGSVYNAAMLAKGSWPSSGSFKQDQDSLPSSRKSSTGKLEDLPLDSLAITDTVYSICRDQSPEAKQRETKTIVTSSVNAFTLPLIRLNHRTAGNRRGSDKTGEIRSECLDSDAIRHCLESLVASGSITKAKVKTPQTRTILSQDSVEVYKGSDSLQEMSHLSLQGSRVQLLPASPGPKVTGSHLSLSALSDYSRSIDLGICPSTPVDRHKERTRRRSCPRLDGPGSGGYIKLEGLGGESFESTDVTSFSRGSSSELLSKGQVSKSPLVQEEGVCNEPDHGMIRQYSNKEKLVMISQSDTTLEDLEIESVEL, from the coding sequence ATGATTGCTACTGGAGGCCTCCTGCGAATCTCAGCAAGACGCCAAGATTCCCTCCGTGCCAAAAACCGGGCAGAGAACAAGCGCAGGAGAAAAGccaagaagaagagaaagaatgagGTGGTGGTGGTCAAGGGCAAATTGAAGCTCTGTTCAGTCTCCGGGCTGATTGCTGCACTGGGCATTATTGTGCTGCTTGTTGGGATTGCCTTGGCTGTACTAGGCTACTGGCCTAAAGGAAGTCCGCTTTACCCAGGACTGCTCACAGTTAAGGGTTTACAGAAACCAACCTGGACTGATGACAGAGGAGGACCCAAAGCAGTGAACTGGACCACTAGTGGTAAGCTTATCTATCCGCTGGATAAAGATGTTGTAAGCTCTAATTATACTAATGGCACAACTGAGGATTCGCCAAAGTTGGGTGTCTTTGCTGAGTTTTTAAACAGACATTTACATTCAGACAAACTAAAAGTGTTTGGACCATTGATTATGGGCATTGGTATCTTCCTGTTCATTTGTGCTAATGCAGTGCTGCATGAAAACAgggacaaaaagacaaaaatcatTAACCTTAGGGACATTTATTCAACTGTTATTGATATTCACAGTTTGCGATCCAAGGACAATGCTTCACTCAATGGATTTGTGAACTATATGCAATCAAAGGGGCTAGAAGGCAATCCAGGCTCTGTATACAATGCTGCTATGCTAGCAAAGGGCTCATGGCCATCTTCAGGCTCTTTCAAACAGGACCAGGACAGCCTGCCCTCATCCAGAAAGTCATCTACTGGCAAACTGGAAGACTTACCTTTGGATAGTCTTGCCATCACAGACACAGTGTATAGCATTTGCAGGGATCAATCACCAGAGGCCAAGCAAAGGGAGACCAAAACAATTGTGACCTCCTCAGTCAATGCTTTCACACTACCACTGATCAGGCTCAACCACAGGACGGCAGGAAACAGAAGGGGTTCAGATAAAACCGGGGAGATCAGAAGTGAGTGTCTGGATTCGGATGCTATTCGTCATTGCTTAGAGTCTCTAGTGGCATCAGGGAGCATCACCAAAGCCAAAGTGAAGACTCCTCAAACTCGAACCATTCTTTCCCAGGATTCAGTGGAAGTTTATAAGGGTAGCGACAGCCTGCAAGAGATGTCACACCTCTCCCTTCAAGGCTCTCGGGTGCAACTCCTTCCTGCATCCCCTGGCCCTAAAGTGACAGGCTCTCACCTGTCCTTAAGTGCCCTATCAGACTACTCCAGGTCCATTGACTTGGGAATCTGCCCGTCCACCCCCGTGGACCGGCACAAGGAGCGAACCAGGCGACGTAGCTGTCCTCGACTAGATGGCCCAGGCAGTGGGGGTTATATCAAACTCGAGGGTCTTGGAGGGGAGTCTTTTGAGTCCACTGATGTGACAAGTTTTAGTCGTGGGAGTTCTTCTGAACTTCTGTCTAAAGGGCAAGTTTCAAAAAGTCCCCTTGTCCAGGAGGAAGGTGTCTGCAATGAACCTGACCATGGCATGATCAGACAGTactcaaacaaagaaaaactggtGATGATTTCCCAATCAGACACTACCTTAGAGGACCTGGAAATAGAGAGTGTAGAACTCTAA